One Brachybacterium kimchii genomic window carries:
- a CDS encoding mechanosensitive ion channel, translating into MNSLSNVDWAGLGLKVLAAIVVLIITAILAAVLKSAASKLAQKVPALRRIGQDGASLGNAVGTILSMVIWLLGLVIVLGIFQLNQVLTPVTSMLEQGLGFLPNIIGAVFVFVIGLVIAKIVRALITTALHAVDFGKLLGTAQSGIQRATGGAMGDQRGPQGAASAQGTASAQGQAPGHTQPLPQQGQAPQQGQPQQGQHPQAQTQQGHPGQGGGKPGSNIPEIIASVVFALIMIVVSIASLQILGIASISDPAASMLTTVFTAIPNIIAAVALVGIGVLIARFVTGLFRPILESTGIDDWLQKNDVISEGSSATPTVLRIIEIAVVLFFAVMAAQVLGFPQITEILSQILNLGGSVLFGAVIIAAGFFIASVVSKLVSGTASTVIKWAIIILFAAMGLQSMGVADRIIEIAFGALVIGLAAAAVLAFGLGGRDAAARQLEKIEENKGRAAASGKASAAAGATGSSGPASSGPATGGPASAPTTEGPQA; encoded by the coding sequence GTGAACTCACTGTCCAATGTCGACTGGGCGGGACTGGGATTGAAGGTCCTGGCCGCCATCGTCGTCCTCATCATCACCGCGATCCTCGCGGCCGTCCTCAAGAGCGCAGCCTCGAAGCTCGCGCAGAAGGTGCCGGCGCTGCGGCGCATCGGCCAGGACGGAGCGTCCCTCGGCAATGCAGTGGGCACGATCCTCTCGATGGTGATCTGGCTGCTGGGCCTGGTGATCGTGCTGGGGATCTTCCAGCTGAACCAGGTGCTCACGCCCGTCACCTCGATGCTCGAGCAGGGCCTCGGGTTCCTGCCCAACATCATCGGTGCCGTGTTCGTGTTCGTGATCGGCCTGGTCATCGCCAAGATCGTGCGAGCACTCATCACCACCGCCCTGCACGCCGTCGATTTCGGCAAGCTCCTGGGCACCGCCCAGTCGGGCATCCAGAGGGCCACCGGCGGTGCCATGGGGGATCAGCGCGGCCCGCAGGGCGCCGCCTCCGCGCAGGGCACCGCCTCGGCGCAGGGCCAGGCTCCCGGACACACCCAGCCGCTTCCGCAGCAGGGCCAGGCGCCGCAGCAGGGTCAGCCCCAGCAGGGCCAGCACCCGCAGGCACAGACTCAGCAGGGACATCCCGGCCAGGGCGGTGGCAAGCCCGGCTCGAACATCCCCGAGATCATCGCCTCGGTCGTGTTCGCCCTGATCATGATCGTGGTGTCGATCGCCTCGCTGCAGATCCTCGGGATCGCCTCGATCTCCGATCCGGCCGCCTCGATGCTCACCACCGTGTTCACGGCGATCCCGAACATCATCGCAGCGGTCGCCCTGGTGGGGATCGGCGTGCTCATCGCGCGCTTCGTGACCGGGCTGTTCCGGCCGATCCTCGAGTCCACCGGGATCGACGACTGGCTGCAGAAGAACGACGTGATCTCCGAGGGCTCCTCGGCGACGCCCACCGTGCTGCGGATCATCGAGATCGCCGTGGTCCTGTTCTTCGCCGTGATGGCGGCGCAGGTGCTGGGCTTCCCGCAGATCACCGAGATCCTCAGCCAGATCCTGAACCTCGGCGGCAGCGTCCTGTTCGGCGCGGTCATCATCGCCGCCGGCTTCTTCATCGCCTCCGTGGTCTCCAAGCTCGTCTCGGGCACGGCCTCCACGGTCATCAAGTGGGCGATCATCATCCTGTTCGCCGCCATGGGACTGCAGTCCATGGGCGTGGCCGACAGGATCATCGAGATCGCCTTCGGCGCGCTCGTGATCGGCCTCGCGGCCGCCGCCGTGCTCGCCTTCGGACTGGGCGGCCGGGATGCCGCCGCCCGCCAGCTCGAGAAGATCGAGGAGAACAAGGGCAGGGCGGCGGCCTCCGGGAAGGCATCCGCGGCTGCGGGCGCGACCGGTTCCTCCGGTCCGGCCTCCTCCGGTCCTGCCACCGGGGGACCTGCCTCTGCTCCCACCACGGAGGGCCCGCAGGCCTGA
- a CDS encoding TIGR03767 family metallophosphoesterase, whose translation MAHPDPRCSPVDARRPLTRRGLLTVSATAIAGTAAAVAPARRAFAEDSGLRADGTTLDAVATPEQGAEDGYRRLVAGPGYEHVVREDGLENAPKASRADTRRSLASFVQFTDLHVLDAQSPMRFEFLHDLTGSAFRPQESLTTQGAVALVERVNSLRRGPHTGRPFDCLVSTGDNTDNHEHIELDWFLAVMNGGEIAASTGDPDRWEGVQSSGDASYWNPADPVRDRYKEVGFPELPDLLERATSSHHSPGLQVPWFSVFGNHDDSISGTLPSDWKGLADLYTGSWKFTGFEDPSAQKQLREQVSRAESTRALSGSVSRSSGSARSKRDFSVTADERRAPFTTEEYIRAHLERPQPVGPAGNGFTEQNVQEDTGYYTFEIAEGVVGIALDSTNRAGFTGGSIGHAQYRWLEDVLERGSSRHYDGLGRLVRSRAEDTRFVVFSHHTPDSMNNLLLEPGNGELRHAGWDVANLLGRFPNVLAWVNGHTHTNEISLHGHAKPERRYWIINTASHVDFPQQARVVEIVDNRDGTLSLLSTLIEADAPYQGDALASLYRELSFNDIHADLSQEGTPQDRNVELLLVAPGA comes from the coding sequence ATGGCTCATCCCGATCCCCGCTGCTCGCCCGTCGACGCCCGTCGTCCGCTCACACGGAGAGGACTCCTGACGGTCTCCGCCACCGCGATCGCAGGGACCGCAGCGGCGGTCGCACCTGCCCGTCGTGCCTTCGCCGAGGACTCCGGACTGCGGGCCGACGGCACCACGCTGGATGCCGTCGCGACGCCCGAGCAGGGCGCCGAGGACGGCTACCGTCGGCTCGTCGCCGGCCCGGGCTACGAGCACGTGGTGCGCGAGGACGGCCTCGAGAACGCTCCGAAGGCCTCCCGGGCCGACACCCGCCGGTCTCTCGCGTCGTTCGTGCAGTTCACGGACCTCCACGTGCTGGACGCCCAGTCGCCCATGCGCTTCGAGTTCCTGCACGACCTCACGGGCTCCGCGTTCCGTCCGCAGGAGTCCCTGACCACGCAGGGCGCCGTCGCCCTGGTCGAGCGAGTGAACTCCCTGCGCCGCGGCCCGCACACCGGGCGACCCTTCGACTGCCTGGTCAGCACCGGGGACAACACGGACAACCACGAGCACATCGAGCTGGACTGGTTCCTCGCCGTCATGAACGGCGGCGAGATCGCGGCCTCGACCGGCGATCCGGACCGGTGGGAGGGCGTGCAGAGCAGCGGCGACGCGAGCTACTGGAACCCCGCCGACCCCGTGCGCGACCGCTACAAGGAGGTCGGCTTCCCGGAGCTCCCGGATCTGCTCGAGCGCGCGACCTCCTCGCATCACAGCCCCGGTCTGCAGGTGCCCTGGTTCAGCGTGTTCGGCAACCACGACGACTCCATCAGCGGCACCCTGCCCTCCGACTGGAAGGGCCTCGCGGACCTCTACACCGGGAGCTGGAAGTTCACCGGCTTCGAGGACCCGTCGGCCCAGAAGCAGCTGCGCGAGCAGGTGAGCCGCGCCGAGAGCACCCGTGCGCTCTCCGGCTCGGTGAGCCGCAGCAGCGGGAGCGCCCGCTCGAAGCGGGACTTCTCGGTCACGGCCGACGAGCGCCGCGCGCCCTTCACCACCGAGGAGTACATCCGCGCGCACCTCGAGCGCCCGCAGCCGGTGGGGCCGGCCGGCAACGGCTTCACCGAGCAGAACGTCCAGGAGGACACCGGGTACTACACCTTCGAGATCGCCGAGGGCGTCGTCGGCATCGCGCTGGACTCGACGAACCGCGCCGGCTTCACGGGCGGCTCGATCGGCCACGCCCAGTACCGGTGGCTCGAGGACGTGCTCGAGCGCGGCTCCAGCCGGCACTACGACGGACTGGGACGGCTCGTGCGCAGCCGGGCCGAGGACACCCGCTTCGTGGTCTTCAGCCACCACACGCCCGATTCGATGAACAACCTGCTGCTCGAGCCGGGCAACGGCGAGCTGCGGCACGCCGGCTGGGATGTCGCGAACCTGCTGGGGCGCTTCCCCAACGTGCTGGCCTGGGTCAACGGCCACACCCACACCAACGAGATCAGCCTGCACGGGCACGCGAAGCCCGAGCGCCGCTACTGGATCATCAACACCGCCTCGCACGTGGACTTCCCGCAGCAGGCGCGCGTGGTCGAGATCGTGGACAACCGCGACGGGACCCTGTCACTGCTGAGCACCCTGATCGAGGCAGACGCGCCCTATCAGGGGGATGCACTGGCCTCCCTCTACCGCGAGCTGTCGTTCAACGACATCCACGCGGACCTCTCGCAGGAGGGCACGCCGCAGGACCGCAACGTCGAGCTGCTGCTGGTGGCGCCCGGCGCCTGA
- a CDS encoding amino acid permease yields the protein MNSSSSTPPPRASDSAGSGTEPAPTAPAPQLARSLGHGQIAMIAMGSALGTGLFLGSGEAIGYAGPAVIIAFAIGSLIAATIALAMGEMASRHPVRGGFGTLAAHYLSPYWGYLSRWLYWIVTVAVTATELVACALYLAYWFPAIPVPVGIVLFAAVILAINLTTVGSFGAVEFVLSSIKVIAVVVFMLVGLFLVFLGTGAHPAPGLSGLTADGGFAPNGWAAVWIALSVVMFSFGGIELLSITAAEAKEPARSIRTAARTTIVRLALFYVVSIGIVVALVPWRQASATGEAVETSPFVTVFDSIGVPAAASITNLLVLIAALSAANANLYAGSRIMHSLAEDRLAPQVFSRVTRRRVPAPAIAVSCVGILAAAVLQMSGVAAFGYLMSVVVFAVLLVWMLILVTYLRFRARRVEGATFRMPGGRVSATVGIIGLLAVFATVVVRAEMTLAAIVGIIAVAIATVLYVTVVRRRIDPAHIDDAFTEAELVRERQAGSSR from the coding sequence ATGAATTCCTCCTCCTCCACGCCCCCTCCCAGGGCGTCCGACTCCGCGGGATCGGGCACGGAACCGGCCCCGACGGCCCCCGCTCCGCAGCTTGCCCGCTCGCTCGGTCACGGCCAGATCGCCATGATCGCCATGGGTTCCGCGCTGGGCACCGGCCTGTTCCTCGGCTCCGGCGAGGCCATCGGCTACGCGGGCCCCGCCGTGATCATCGCGTTCGCCATCGGCTCCCTCATCGCGGCGACGATCGCACTGGCGATGGGCGAGATGGCCTCCCGCCACCCGGTGCGCGGTGGCTTCGGCACGCTGGCCGCCCACTACCTCTCCCCGTACTGGGGCTACCTCAGCCGCTGGCTGTACTGGATCGTGACGGTTGCGGTGACCGCGACCGAGCTCGTGGCCTGCGCGCTCTACCTCGCCTACTGGTTCCCGGCGATCCCCGTGCCCGTCGGCATCGTGCTGTTCGCGGCGGTCATCCTGGCCATCAACCTCACCACCGTCGGCTCCTTCGGCGCGGTCGAGTTCGTGCTCTCGAGCATCAAGGTGATCGCGGTGGTCGTGTTCATGCTCGTCGGCCTGTTCCTGGTGTTCCTGGGCACGGGCGCGCACCCCGCGCCGGGTCTCTCCGGGCTCACGGCCGACGGGGGCTTCGCCCCGAACGGCTGGGCGGCGGTCTGGATCGCCCTCAGCGTGGTGATGTTCAGCTTCGGCGGCATCGAGCTGCTGTCGATCACCGCGGCCGAGGCCAAGGAGCCCGCGCGCTCGATCCGCACCGCGGCCCGCACCACCATCGTGCGCCTGGCCCTGTTCTACGTGGTGAGCATCGGGATCGTCGTGGCGCTGGTGCCGTGGAGGCAGGCGTCGGCGACCGGCGAGGCCGTGGAGACCTCCCCGTTCGTGACCGTCTTCGACTCCATCGGCGTGCCCGCCGCCGCGAGCATCACGAACCTGCTGGTGCTCATCGCCGCCCTCAGCGCCGCCAACGCGAACCTCTATGCGGGAAGCCGCATCATGCACTCCCTCGCGGAGGACCGCCTGGCACCGCAGGTCTTCTCCCGCGTCACGCGGCGCAGGGTGCCCGCGCCTGCGATCGCCGTGAGCTGCGTGGGGATCCTCGCGGCCGCCGTGCTGCAGATGAGCGGCGTCGCCGCCTTCGGCTACCTGATGAGCGTCGTGGTGTTCGCCGTGCTGCTGGTGTGGATGCTGATCCTCGTGACCTACCTGCGCTTCCGCGCCCGCCGCGTCGAGGGCGCGACGTTCCGGATGCCCGGGGGACGGGTCTCCGCGACGGTCGGGATCATCGGCCTGCTCGCCGTGTTCGCGACCGTGGTGGTGCGCGCCGAGATGACGCTCGCCGCGATCGTCGGCATCATCGCCGTCGCGATCGCGACCGTGCTGTACGTGACGGTGGTGCGCCGACGCATCGACCCCGCCCACATCGACGACGCCTTCACCGAGGCGGAGCTCGTGCGCGAGCGGCAGGCCGGATCCTCCCGCTGA